TAGAAGTGTGCCTTCTTTATTCTCTTTTCTCAGCTGAACGACTGCAAACGGTGTTTTGCCTTCATATTTCAAACCAACGGGTTTTAATGGGCCGAAAAGTAAAGTTTGCTTGCCTCTTTCTGCTAACTCTTCAATCGGCAGGCATGCTTCAAAGTAATTCTTCTCAAACTCCTTTGGTTCAACTTTTTCAGCCTTCAAAAGCTCATCATAAAACCTGTTATACTCATCTTCCGTAAGCACACAATTGAAGTAATCTTTATCTGAAGAGTACCTTGAGCCCCAAAACCCTTTTGAAAAATCGACAGTGTCGGCATACACAATCGGCGCTATCGCATCGTAAAAATAAAGCATCTCATCACCGATTATCTCTTCTTTTAAATATTCAACAAGTTCACTATCGCACAGTGGTCCACAAGCCACTATCCAGATATTATTATCGTCCAGCTCTGTAATTTTCTCTCTTATAAGTGTAATGTTTGGCTCTTCTTCTGCCCACTTTGTGATTAAAGCCGAAAACTTCTCTCTATCAACAGCCAATGCACCGCCTGCTTCAACTCTAACCTGTTCGGCAGCTTTCAGCAAAACCGAATCGAGTATTTTCATCTCTTCTTTTAGAATACCGCTTGCCGTCGTTAACTTCACACTGCCAAAGGAGTTTGAGCAGACTATCTCTGCTAATCTGTCTGTTTTATGCACTTCGCTAAAATGCTTTGGCTTCATTTCGAATAGATTTACGTTATATCCCCTTCTTGCTATGGCAAAAGCAGTTTCTATACCTGAAAGCCCTGCACCAACTATGTTTACTTTCATACTGATTATTTTTCTTGTGGGTCTGGGAATATCATTATTGTCTCGTCTTTGTTGTTTATCATCAGATACTTATCTGTTGCCTTCTGTTTTATGTAATATGGGTCACTCTTTGCCATCTTTATGTGCATCTTTATCGTGCTTATCTGCTGCTTTACTTCGCTTATCCTTTTATCTAAAAGGGAGCTCTCCTTCTTGAGCTCCCTTAATTGAATCTGTCTTGAATAGATACCCTTTGCAATCAACCCTACAACTATAA
This genomic stretch from Hippea alviniae EP5-r harbors:
- the trmFO gene encoding methylenetetrahydrofolate--tRNA-(uracil(54)-C(5))-methyltransferase (FADH(2)-oxidizing) TrmFO, encoding MKVNIVGAGLSGIETAFAIARRGYNVNLFEMKPKHFSEVHKTDRLAEIVCSNSFGSVKLTTASGILKEEMKILDSVLLKAAEQVRVEAGGALAVDREKFSALITKWAEEEPNITLIREKITELDDNNIWIVACGPLCDSELVEYLKEEIIGDEMLYFYDAIAPIVYADTVDFSKGFWGSRYSSDKDYFNCVLTEDEYNRFYDELLKAEKVEPKEFEKNYFEACLPIEELAERGKQTLLFGPLKPVGLKYEGKTPFAVVQLRKENKEGTLLSLVGFQTKLTYPEQKRIFRLIPALKNVEFAKLGSLHRNTFIDSPKLLNVFLQSKKKSNVFFVGQITGVEGYMASAVSGIYVGMNIALKLKKNKMLEPPENTMFGDLIRYITSKEGEFQPISENFGFIEVGKVKNKKMKRELQAKIALENTKRWREKYESEFN